One segment of Streptomyces sp. YIM 121038 DNA contains the following:
- a CDS encoding DUF6211 family protein, translated as MLSDQHPDRPRPGDFAQLTTGNSIGADPGRTFVIVEDLPPHQEHIVLNLPAGHPERDDWAAAIDLDDIATLTRVTPEGARTWAPNPDPEARA; from the coding sequence ATGCTAAGCGACCAGCACCCCGACCGTCCCCGCCCCGGCGACTTCGCCCAGCTCACGACGGGTAACAGCATCGGGGCAGACCCCGGCCGCACCTTCGTCATAGTCGAGGACCTCCCGCCCCACCAGGAGCACATCGTCCTCAACCTCCCCGCCGGTCATCCGGAGCGCGACGACTGGGCCGCCGCCATCGACCTGGACGACATCGCCACGCTGACGCGCGTCACTCCCGAAGGCGCCCGCACCTGGGCACCGAACCCCGATCCCGAGGCCCGCGCGTGA
- a CDS encoding DUF6349 family protein has translation MTLPEILGARARQTYYWQVRNQRSRRRSVHGVHACETWHIRHGHPGGAYSDFGHDLTPPDHHSPTLLTRRTYGRDDDQYRGGCLSCDWEGNVAVGPEHEAFNTAIEDAHDHAFPDWRSLPITTHRAELWDLPHNQLRWAQIASGYPRGWAEAGAPLVVWRHRRNDLHQPPHRRRPRYELQVAKPPRQLSATAAGQAELF, from the coding sequence GTGACACTCCCCGAAATCCTCGGCGCCCGCGCCCGTCAGACCTACTACTGGCAAGTGCGCAACCAGCGCAGCCGCAGGCGCTCCGTACACGGCGTGCACGCGTGCGAGACATGGCACATCCGCCACGGACACCCGGGCGGTGCCTACTCCGACTTCGGCCACGACCTCACCCCGCCCGACCACCACAGCCCCACCCTCCTCACGCGGCGTACTTACGGGCGGGACGACGACCAGTACCGAGGAGGCTGCCTCTCCTGCGACTGGGAGGGGAACGTCGCCGTCGGCCCGGAGCACGAGGCGTTCAACACCGCCATCGAGGACGCCCACGATCACGCGTTCCCCGACTGGCGATCGCTCCCGATCACCACCCACCGCGCCGAGCTATGGGACCTGCCCCACAACCAACTCCGGTGGGCACAGATAGCCAGCGGGTACCCCCGCGGATGGGCCGAAGCAGGGGCCCCGCTGGTCGTCTGGCGACACCGCCGAAACGACCTCCACCAGCCGCCGCACCGGCGCCGGCCCCGGTACGAACTCCAGGTCGCCAAGCCCCCTCGGCAGCTCTCCGCCACCGCAGCCGGGCAAGCAGAGCTGTTCTGA